From Lutra lutra chromosome 14, mLutLut1.2, whole genome shotgun sequence, a single genomic window includes:
- the LOC125084899 gene encoding uncharacterized protein LOC125084899 produces MREQRGWGWGWSYGPRLSRARGPPPKCLCKKSPGAHAAPHPPNPNRNQRRGHVRGQKVALDKPGRENFHQKPDPVGMRPQMWGVQMARNKFPLIKGTYCVSFCGNNLPVRRLLLTFLRNQPLLRTPVIESKWRRVPDVWGPLPKKQGRLLPCPQAVSRLTPLHCLALGGGGGLSCTRMSLFPPRLPELESTQPRAPSSPCAHPPGCPVGPLPPSPGHQQPFSSGGHACASPSRRRVCGPPASGPSVQPLLHHALRWQSRCCVSDPIKSPFVLGPSSPSHLCSIYCKPPTSDRPAPSASGPPFRALNCCLCPPQRGHPHG; encoded by the exons ATGCgggagcagaggggctggggttgggggtggtcaTATGGCCCGCGCCTGAGCCGCG CGCGTGGGCCCCCGCCCAAG TGTCTTTGCAAGAAGAGCCCCGGAGCACATgctgccccacaccctcccaatcccaacagaaatcaaagaagaggCCATGTGAGAGGACAGAAGGTGGCCCTGGAcaagccaggcagagagaacttTCACCAGAAACCAGACCCTGTGGGAATGCGACCTCAGATGTGGGGCGTCCAGATGGCGAGAAATAAATTTCCGCTGATTAaaggcacctactgtgtgtcattCTGTGGTAACAACCTACCAGTACGGCGTCTCCTGCTCACCTTCCTGCGAAACCAGCCGCTGCTAAGGACACCGGTCATAGAGAGCAAATGGAGACGCGTCCCCGACGTCTGGGGCCCGCTTCCTAAAAAGCAGGGTCGCCTCCTGCCCTGTCCTCAGGCTGTGTCTCGTCTCACACCTCTGCACTGCCTggcgctggggggggggggggggctgagcTGCACACGCATGAGCTTGTTTCCCCCGCGACTGCCTGAATTAGAGAGCACCCAGCCCCGTGCCCCATCCTCGCCCTGCGCCCACCCTCCTGGCTGCCCCGTTGGACCCCTCCCGCCATCTCCAGGCCACCAACAGCCCTTCTCATCTGGCGGACATGCTTGCGCTTCACCTTCGCGAAGAAGAGTTTGCGGTCCACCTGCCTCCGGCCCCTCCGTCCAGCCCCTGCTCCATCATGCCCTCCGCTGGCAATCACGCTGCTGCGTGTCAGACCCTATTAAGTCCCCCTTTGTCCTAGGCCCCTCCTCGCCCTCCCATCTCTGCTCCATTTACTGCAAACCTCCTACAAGTGACCGGCCTGCCCCAAGCGCCAGTGGACCACCCTTCCGGGCTCTCAACTGCTGCTTGTGCCCACCCCAACGGGGCCACCCGCACGGTTAG